The genomic window cccaggagagaaaattttattgcttttaaaattttacaattccccccccaatctgcttcccttcccccaccccccaacaggcagtctgctagtctttacattgttcccatgctcTATactgatccaaattaaatgtgttgagagagaaatcagatccttagggaagaaaataaagtataaaagatagcaaaattacataaaatatatgtttttaaaatatttaaattcaaggGAAtactttttggtctttgtttaagttCCACAATTCTCCCtgtggatgcagatggtattctccatcacagataccttaaaatcgtccctgattgttgcactgatggaatgagcgaatccatcaaggttgaccatcacccccatgctgctgttagtgttttcctggttctgctcatttggctcagcatcagttcttacaaatccttccagccttctctgaattcccatcgttcctggtttccaatagaacaatagtgtcccatcacctacatataccacagtttattcagccattctccaattgatggacattccctcaatttccaattctttatcagtACAAACaggacttctatgaatatttttgtacaagtgatgtttttgccccttttcatcatctcttcagggtatagaccctgtagtggtattgctggatcaaaggggatgcacatttttattgccctttgggtgtgattccaaatttctttccagaaagactggatcagttcacagctccactaacaatgtaatagtgttccagatctgccacatcccttccaacattgctcatcatcctttctggtcctattggtcagtctgagaggtgtgaggagatacctcagagaagctttaatttcctttctgtCATCAGTAAtgagtttttaatcaaagatagAGTTTTTATCTCCCAACAGTAGATCACTATAATCGTTGCCTTCTAaggcacctagtctattccactgatccacccctctgtttctcagccaataccaggcagttttgatgactgatgcttgcTAATATGATTTTAGATGAGGCAGGGCTCAGCCCCCTTCTTCTGCACTCtgtttcattgaatccctggagattcttggcTTTTTACTTCACCACATGAGTTTGCTGACAATTTATCTCACTCACTAAGGTGCAAGAGCCACCTCATTTCTGGAATTTTGCTTGTTGGGGCCCTAAATGAGTCGTTCCGTttggggagaattgtcattttaggATGTCAGCTCGGTCCATCCATGAGCAGTTCTTATTTGCGCAGTTTTTTGAATCTGGAAATCTTTCTCACTTCTAAGGGGGAAAGGATCCACTGGGCAGGGGTGCAGGCTGGAGGGCAGAAGTGGGGGACTGGGACCCTCTTTCTCTGGTTCAGGTGGAGCAAGAGGGCTGAGTGGTCCAGGCGGGATctcaggggaaggggagggaagctCCGGCCGCCCGGGGTCCCAGGCCGCCCCCCCCGGGTCACTTTCGGTTTTGCTCTCGGAACCTGTGCCGGCTCATCCTGCCGGGACACCGGTGACGCGTGCCGGCTTCCACTTGCTATTGGACGCGGGGCCTCGGCGCAGCCAATCAGAAGTGCCGGGCCGCTCCCTTTATAAAGCCGGCTCCGGCCTCCGGGGCTCAGTCCCTCCCGGCACCATGGAGCCCCAGCGGAgcgccctcctcctcctcctcctcctggggGTGCCGACCCCGAGCCGGGCAGGTGAGGGGAGACCGGGGAGCTGGAGGGGGGAACGCGGCCGGGGGGCTTGGGAGGGGAGAGTGCGGGGGACACGGAGGCAGCGGGGCGGGGGGCAACGTCCTGGGGCCTTAGGAAAGGGCAGGACCCCCAGCGCCCCCCAGCCTCCGAGGGCGGGGACAGAGACCCGGGGGCCGCTTTGTTAAGGGGGCGGGGAGGCACGGGGGGCGTGGGAGACCCCGGGATGCGGAGCAGGGGTGGGGGCCACGGGGGCGTGGCGGCGTCTAGAAGGGGCCGGAGGCTGGGGGTCCAGGTGCAGGACCGGCGGGGCGGGGTCAGGAAGGGCTCCCctgggcggggcggggcgcgggtTCGAGTCTCCTcggcccccccgccccccccaggCTCCCACTCCCTGAGATACTTCTACACCGGCTGGTCCGGCTCCGAGCTGGGGGGGCCCGGCTTCGTGACCGTGGGCTACGTGGACGAGCAGGAGATCACGCGCTTCGACAGCGCCCGTGGGAGGGAGGAGCCGCGGGCGGCCTGGATGGGGCAGGTGGACCGGGAGGACCCAGAGTACTGGGAGCGGGAGACGCGCGCATCGAAGAACGCGGCGCAGGTTTTCGGAGCCGGCCTGGAGAACCTGAGGGGCTACTACAACCAGAGCCGGGGAGGTGCGTGCCGGGGGCTCCGGGGGCGGGGGGGCTGGGGGGTGCGTGCCGGGGGGCTccgggggggggccggggggtgTGTGTGCCCGGAGGGGctccggggggcggggccggggtgTGGCCGcgctgaccccccccccccgcaggtgCCCACACCTTCCAGAACATGTACGGCTGCGAGGTCTCCGACGGGCGCCTCCTGCGCGGGTATCACCAATCCGCCTACGACGGGCAGGACTACATCTCCCTGGACACGGACACCTGGACGTGGGCCGCGGTCCCGCCGCAGGCGGAGAACACGAAGCGCAAGTGGGAGGCGGCGAGTGAGGCGGAGAGAGTGAAAGCCTACCTGGAGGACACGTGCGCCCCGTGGCTGCAGAAGTACCTGCAGATGAGCCGGGGGGCGCTGACCCGGGCAGGtactctctcccctcccctcccctcccctcccctcccccgtgGGCGCGGCACTCAGGGCCCTGCTCCCTCAGCCCCACTCGGGACCCCCGGGCACCCCGGGACCTCAGGGCCTGGCACATCGGATGTCCCCCCCCACCCGCCTCGTGCCCctggagaggaggggaagggagagccTGACACCGCCTCTGCCCTTTGCCCCCAGACCCACCCTCTGCCCGAGTGACCCGCCACACTGGCCCCCACGGGGAGGTCACCCTGAGGTGCCGGGCCCAGGACTTCTACCCCTCCCCGATCTCTCTGACTTGGCTGAAGGAGGGGCAGGAACAGCTCCAGGACATGGAGTTCATTGAGACCAGGCCTGGGGGAGACGGAACCTTCCAGACGTGGGTCGCCACGGGGGTGCCCCCGGGCCAGGAAGGGAGCTACACCTGCCGAGTCCAGCACCAGGGCCTGGCGGAGCCCCTGACCCTGAAATGGGGTAAggacactgggggggggggggctgggagcAGGGCAGAGGGAGGTGGGGGCAGGGCCTGTcacctcccttttcccctcagaGCCTCCACCCTCCTCCACCTGGACCATCCTGGGGGTCATTCTCGgggtcctcctcctcctcactgcAGTCATTGTGGGGCTCGTGACCTGGAAGAAGAGCTCAGGTGGACCACCCTGGAGGGGCCCCCCAACCCGGAAGGGCCCTCTGGCCCCACGGCCTCTATTTCCCATGTTAGGGCCCCATAGACAGGCCCCAAGACTCCAGATGGACagacctgtgtgtgtgtgggggggcaaaGGCAGTGGTCCCACAGGCTGGGGGAGAGGGGCTTCAGCCTCGGGTCCCAGGGAATCCGGGAATTTCAGCCAAAGGAGCTGGgggtctggggggggggagtagagaAGGTGGAGACCAGCCTTGGAGAGCACAGATGCAGGGTCTGAGCGGGGGGATGGGCCCCCTTGGGGgacctcttttcctcctttctcctgcATCTAGATGCTGGCCTGGGCAGAGGGGGGCAGGGGAGCAGCCTCAGTTGACTGTCTCAGGACTAACCAGCAACTTCTGAGCCCTCCCCATGGCCTCCTCTCCTGGGTTCCTCACTGGATGGTTTTTCTTCTCCAGGTgccaagagaaagaactatgcCCCAGCTGCAGGTGAGTGAGGGGTGGGCCCAGAGGGCCCAGGCCATGAGGACAGGAGCAGGGGGAGGAGAGGCTGCCCCAGGGGCCTGCCTTGGGgttccttccccccatcccctagTTCTGGAGACTGTCCCTGACTGCAGTTTCCCTCCTTTGTCCCCAGGCGATGACAGTAATCAGGGCTCTGACTGCTCCCTCTCACCCAAAGGTGAGACCCTGGGGCTCTGGGAGGAACTGGGGAAGAGCTGAGGGGGGTCCGAGGAGGGGGGTGAGACAAGCCCTTCAGCATGATGGGAGGTGGAGGCCCGAGGGGACTGAGGATCTCCCTCTCTTTCATCTTCAGTTTGAAAAAATGTCGTGGTGTGGACCTGAGAGAGAAACTGAGTCCCCCCCAGTCCTGCTTTGCTCCTGCTGACCTCTGGCTTCTCTCCCAGCCTTGGGCCCTGTGACGCCCACCATGTGCCCCCACAACCCCCCATCCTGCCCACACCCTGGGcagcctcctctcccctccccacataGCTGAGACCTCTCCTGATGCCCTCAGCCTCCCCCACTCCCACCTGCCCTCTTTGGGCCTGTCCCCCTCTGCAGTGAGGGGGTCAGACTCATGTAGTGATGCCCCCCCCAGGGTGGATGTCGCAGTGACCTCTGGGAGCTTTGTCTGCTGCAGAACCTGCCCAGGAGATCCTTGGTCTCCAGTCCTCAGCTTTTCTCCAGTCTCCACTGAGCTTtacattgggggtggggggtgggggtgggggtgggatgaAAACCAGCAGCTGAGCTGGTCCTGGGAAGGGGCAATAAAGGCTGAAGAAGTCTAAAAACTGTTCTCTTAAGTCTGTGCCTGAGGTGGGGGCTGGGGCCAGGCGGGGGGAGCCTGGAAGGGGGCACATGTTTGTCTTGATCTCTCCCTCCTTGGGGGCCCTTGTGGACCTGGTGTATTCTGACTTGCTCCAGGGCTTCAGACAGAACCCAGGCGGCCTCCGCCTCCTAGAACTGGCACCGTGCCCACCAGGAAGATGAGTCACTGGCCCCAGTCCCCCTCTCGGGACCCACTTTCTGAGAGTCTCAGTTCTGTTTTCTTGTCATCTCCTCCCCTATTTCTATTTGTGtgtcttctgtgtgtgtgtgtgtgtgtgtgtgtgtgtctctgtctgtgtgtgtcagGTCTGCTGTGGCCTCTGCTCTGGCCTCTCTGCAGGGTCTGGGCCCCCATCTCTGGGGTGATGGCCCCTGCCCTGAGGGATGGCCTTGGCCCCTTCACACTGTCCCAGGCTAGGGGCTTCTCTTGCCCTCTGGAGAAGGGAAGGCTTCCTTTTGGAATGGCTGAAGCAGGGAATAGCTGGTTTCTGACAGGAGGACCCCCCTgccccctccctgcctccctggGGTCCCTGCCCCGCCACCTCCAGCCTCCCTCTTCCCCAACTCCCCTCCCTCACTGGCAAGGATCCACACCCCTGGGACCTTGCCCTTCCCCCTTGGCTTCTGCCCTGATGTCACTCTCCAAAGAAGGAGTGCTTTCACCACGGCTGTTCCTGTCCCATCATATAATCCCTGTGCCAGCTTAGCATCCCACACTGGGTGTTTCCTCATCCGGGGCCACCCCAGCTTTGTTCCCTTGTTCTACAATCCCGAGTGGGACTTTCCCCTTACAATTCTGGATAGATCTGAGTCCTGCAGTCACAGGGTGCAGGAAGCAGGCAGGGCCTTAGGCCTGACTGTCCTCGGGGACAGGGCATCAGGAGGAGAAAGCCTCTGCTACCGACATGTCAGCTCGGATCCTGGGTCATGTGGGGCCTTGCTGTCTTGGCAGCACACTAGCAGTGTCCAGGACATCGTGTTGGCCATGGAAGGTTGGAGGCCTCCCTGAGTCTCTGTTCATCTCCCAAGGAGGCGATGATCCCCCTGGGGTGTAAGCCGTCTCCTACCATGGCCAGACTTGATTTCAGGACCCTGGGGTTGAAGTAGGGAAAGAGCGTGGAAGGAGCGGCCCTGTGTTCCTCTTGGAGCCCAGAAGCTTCCTCAGGCCTTAGTCTCCCAGATGTGCAGGGCTGGCCATGGAGGCCtggtcttctctcttctcccagcATCTCCTGTCCCCCAGTGGCTTCCAAGCAGCAGGACAAAGATCTTGCTTTCCTGTCTCTGAGGAATAATGAGTTCTCTGAAACAGGCCACCTCCCTCCTGGAAGTGGAGGGGCTTGTCTGACCCTGACCTCTCACCCCTGTGGCTCCAGAGTCCAGCTTTCCCAGGCCCTCCTCTTTACAGCGCCAGGTGATGTGGGCCCAGGACCTGCCAACACAGGGCCATCCACTTTGCTAGCAAGTCACCTATAGCGCATAGGTTTAAACTAAGAGCGattctcattttactgttgaagaaactgaggcacagagaggttctGCGTGGTCCTCAGAGCCACACCCCCGGGGAAAGGCAGAGTTAGGATGACCTCAGAGGTGAGCCTGTGGTTGGGGCATGGCATGGGCAGAGCTGGGGAGGTCTGACTCTGCACTCCTCCTTCTTTGTCTCCACTGAATCCCCTACCTACGGCGCCCTCCCCCTGCTGCCCTGCCTTCCCTGGACAGGAGAGGAGGCCTCACTGGGCTCATGGCCAGGTGCTTCCATCATCTCTGCAGCCCTGGAACCTCCATGGCCTGGCTGAGACCCACCCACCTGCCCTATGCAACGTGAGGAGACTAGGAAAGCATCAGGTGAAGTTCCTTCTCATCCATGGGAGATGAAATTGGGCCTCACAGTCCTCATTTGCAGCAGAaatttcaaggcagtggggtgctCAGTTAGCGGGGCCTCAGACTCAGATTTAGAAAGAGCTCTAATCCCATTTTCAGACTCAAAGTTCAGAAAGCTTATTATCGAAATGCTAGCTGATCTGATCATGGCTTGTGACGGCTCATTTCGGTGACTGTCTATCCCATAAGTCCTTTCAGCATCTTGCTACTCATTACAGTAATGATGCTCATCCTCTCCTATCAGGGTGAAGGAGCCTGCAGTCATTTCTCTCCTCAAGGAGGGTCACTCCTTCCTACCAATGGGCAGccactgcttcttttttttaatttatatttaatgtgTTTTCCacttatatacaatagtagtttctatgtgtcattttctgtaaggtttttgaattttacaatttttcctcccccctccctcccctcccccccccaaggcaGTCTGATACCCTTTACCTTGTTTCCACAGTATATACTGGTGGAtgttgaatgtgttgggagagaaatcccATCCTGGAGCAGAACATAAAATGCTAGAGATAGCGACAGTCCCAGTATCAGAGGGGGATTTAGAGCTATGGTGCCAGTCCTTCAAAATGGCATGTgtgaagaggaaggggagggaggtggtGTCCTCTGGAAAACCAGCTCTCAGAGTCTTCCTCTTACCTGGTGAGCTTAGAGACTGCCCTCAGGGCCCTGGAGGCCCCTGGTGCAGCTGCTGAGGACAGTGCCTGGGACACAGGAGACTTGGTAAAGGCTATTTGCTTGATGGACTCCAATCCCCAAAGTCATTCCTCTGACCTCCAGGCCTCTACTATGAAAGGAAAATCTGCCTGACAGTGACTCTGGAGAAGATGGATGATAAATAGCAAGTTACCGAGGGAAGATTGTGGAACTTGGAGGCCCTGGAGTGTGTTTCTGTGTCACTGGGAAATAAGATAGGCCCATATGGGAAAATAGCAAACAACAGAGGAGAATGAAGTCCAGGCCAGGTCAGCCACAGGGGATCAGAGGGGATAGTCTGGGACACCCAGAGAAGGCTTCCTAGTGAGAATGGGTTCTGACCTTCAAGGCACAAGTGACCCTGATCTATGTCAGGGACTCTTCTTCTGGGGTACACAGAGCCCTTGGTAATTGGATGGGGGTTTTCAGGCATCTGTGAACCTGAGATCGGAATAATGCATCTTTATTTTGACTTATTTCTCATTGAAATGGAATcattatagcagctctctttgtggtggcaaagaattgaatagTGCCATGATGCCCGTCGGTTGGGGAAGGGCTGAACGAGTTTTCTACAGTCATGGTGGAATACTACTGTCGTATAAGGAATGAGttaaacttggaaagacttgcatgaaataaggaagcgcaaaataagcagaaccaagacaagGTAGTTCACAGGAACAGCGACCTTGGTTTAAGAGCAACTCTGAATGACTGAGCCATGTTGGTGATTACAAACACAAATAACCACAAAGGAAATATGAAGGAAGGTGCTATGTGcatccagagagagaaatgatgaatggaATTGTGTGTCAAATGAGTTCACATGGACACAGAAACACACATTATCCATGTTTGGATCTAAAGTGGTCCTTCTGTAAgactgggggatgggaaggaaaaggggaaacaagaaaATTACTTGATAACATCACTGTATATTTGATAGGAAGAGCAAGTTGGGCAAAAGAagtttgcagtttcatgtgcagtcACAGTTTTATTGTACTGCATTgggaaatgcttgttttagttCAGAAATTCAAAATGAACCAAAATTTCAGCAGTAAAAGCTACTAGCACTGGCTCATGTCAGCTCCAGGCTAGGCAGCAGGGACTAAGCCAGAGGCTGGGCCCTGGTTGAGGGGATTTATGGATTGTTTAGCACATCCAGAACCCAGTTTCCTGGAGCCACTCTCcatgaggagaaaagaagaaaaagatagggCAAAGTGCTaatagggaaagaaatgggaCAAAAGGCCcgtctttggtcttttcatccCTTCCAGTAATTCCCTGCCCTATCCTGGAGTCCTTATTCCTCCCAAAGGCATTGAAGATCTGATGCTGCTTAACAACATTTGTCTGATAGCTCAGGTTCAATGTTGGGATGAACTGAGGCCCTCAGACATCATACAGAAAGGAAGTTTACTTTGTCCTGCCACAGCCAGGAGAtgtcaaggccacacagtcattTTTCTGTATATGGAGCCTCTCATCTGCAGGTGGAAACTTGTCTGGTGAACTTGTAGGGTGTGCATACTGGAGAAAAGCAATCAGCTTGAAAGGACCCCAATTTCATGTGGGTGGGACTCTGGCTACCTTTGGATGACCAGAAAGCTGCCTCAAGGGAGTAAAGAGCCAATCAAATGCTAGGGGCACCTTTATTGCCTTCTAGATAAATTCCCTTGGTCGTTTCATATCAGCCACAAAGATCCATGGaacttcccttttttaaaaaaaatattcatttatttaaagcaatgagttaagtgattggctcaaggtcacacaggtaggcaattattaagtgtttgatgctggatttgaactcaggtccccctgatgccaggtccagcactccatccactgcgccacctagctgcccctgatccaCAGAACAtctaaaaaacttttgcacatgtcctaatttttaggattttgttagACCATTGTCCAAGTCAAGGGAATCCCAGACATGAAGACAAATACTTTACCTCCCCATAGAGTagccaaaaggaagaaaaaatgaggatGAGAAAAGTCAGAAAATCTGGACTTTGTCTTTCTTGTGTCAAatgttataattttatattcattaataTATGTGTAatgactttaataataataacttagtTTCTAGAGATCCCTTGAACATGAAGGTTCTAGGCCTTGGGAAACAGTAAAAATAGGGGCCAAGAATCATCATTTTAATCATAACAGGTTCCTGCATTTTCCCTGAATTTTGCTTGCCTGTCTTAAGTGAAGGGGATGAGTATAAACTTGTCCTTCCCTGATGCCCCCAAACTAAACAATCAACCCCAGGTGTTTTTTCACAGGACTCCTCTTTGGATGATCACAAAGGGTGTCATCTTTGTATTGTCCTGCCTGGTGGACTGGGACCGGCAGGATCCCTCAAGCCCCACATCTGACTTTTCTATGATCCCCCTGTGATCGTGGATGAATGTCCTGGTTCCAAAACACCAAGGGGGAGTTCCTGGGCATGGAGTAATCCTGTGACTTACACATTGGATCCATATAAAAAGAGAGTCATTAATAAACCCCATCTAAGgtactgtctctgtctctgaccaTCTTTGTCAGGACAGGATAGAGTGGGGGCAGTAAAAATGGAGGGCAACATTCATTGGTGACAGTGATTCTCTAAGCTGGCTGAGGTGGACATTGATAACATTACTGCATATTTGATAGGAATAGCAAGTTGGGCAAAAGAagtttgcagtttcatgtgcagtcACAGTTTTATTCTACTGCATTgggaaatgcttgttttagttCAGAAATTCAGTAGCTGATCTGGAACAAAAGGACCTGGGAACCTTGTTCCAGAGTTTTCTACCTGGTGAGTTCAAAGGCTTCTGGCCCAAACTCCACTATCAGATCAGCCTTTGATCAAGCTCCCCTTTCATTGTGAGGAATGTGATAGAGGACCTGTTGGTGACCAGGATCACCCTGGGGTAAggcctttcttttgttctttctgtcTGGCACAAGGCTTGGTAAAGTTTTTGcctgtgttgttttgttttttttttatgttttttttctcattgctgCATGCATAAGCTTTTTGGTAAGAATTGCTGACTTGGTTGGTTTTCTGTATGATATTCAACTGGTGGTTGTGGACATCTTTACCATGGTTAGAGTTACAGGACATGAATTCGTGTAGTTTAATTGAATTGCTAGCACCCGGGGGATTAATTTGATTTACGTATTTGTATTTGTGCTGTTATATGCCACTATGTTGTCCTTGTCTTGTGTGCAGTTGTGAGTTAAGTGGTTGCATTATCTTTGAGTGTCGGCCTTTAACATGGGGCAGTTGTGTGGTAAacattcaaacaaaaaaatacatttattaaaaaaattaattaaggtTTGGTTTTAAGACGACCACAGAATTATTTCTTTGAGATTTATACTTTGGCACAACCCGAAAACTTGACTTTGAGCTGGTAGGttcataaatataaatgtgcaGCTTTTCAGTTTCCTAATAGCCTTTGGTAAAGGCACCAGAAAAAGCTGCAATGGATGCCCTTCCATTCCCTCCCACTTCTGCAAGATGGTGGAGATGAGCTTCCTCTCTGTCCAGAGATTCAGTAAAGTACTCCGGATGAAACAATGAGAGGAAGGAGACTGGCCTGCTCACATCTTTATTACTCAGATCAGAGGAGTGATAAAGAAAAGTGGGAAGATGGAGGACTCCTAGAAATCCAGGCAAGCATGCCCCAGGTGGGGCCAATGTAAGTCAAGGGGAATCTGAATTTTGAACCGCTCCTTTCTTGTTACAGTGATAGTGGGGACATCTGTTGATATTCTTAATGTTTTGAGGAATTTTGAGAAAAGTTggcattttttattcatttgaggAAGTGACAAaccttttctttaataataactCGGGATAACAGTGATGGTTCCCCAGTCATTGTAAGGTCAGCCAGAGACATATGAGGAGAAGGTTCTtggggatttttgttttaaaaatgcgAATCCGAGATCCTTGTCTTGTAGCAGGAAAGTCTAATGTCTGCATCTAGCCCAAGGTTTCCTTAAGTGATTCTGGGAAAATCCCTTCCCTGTTGTTCCAGGTCTGGTTCAGGAAGCTCCTAAGCCTGTCAGTCAAGGGCTCCATCCAGTCCCAGAGAACTTTCCAGATCTCCTGGGTCCTGATCCAGGTGAATGAAGGAGCCTCTGCTCTGCCCCTCAAAGAGGACATCACTAGACCCCAAAGGGCCTGGTGGCTACTGCTGTTGGTTCTTGGGcaatttggtttggtttttatttatccATTAGATCTTGGCTTAGAAAACTAATGCTCTTGCCTCAGTTTAATATTCGCACCTGAAATGTTTCCATTGCCCACAGTATGCTGAGACGTTCCCAGGACTCATGTAAACAGCAATTTGCTATTTTGGTAGTAGGTTGTGTGAACCATTATTTTCTGAGGCTAAACATTCAATCACAAAAAAAGTGAGtctatccatgaagttttattctctggcaTCTTACCATACCCCAGCCCTGATACAAAGTGGCCTGGCTTATTTATATAGAAAAGGCAATGACACCTAAAATTGTGTGTGGTCAACCCTTCAGGAAACACATTAAAACacatgggggcagttaggtggcacggtggatagaaccctggcctagagtcaggaggacctgagttgaaatgtggcctcagacacttaataactgcctatctgtgtgacctctgcaggtcactcttaactccattgccttaaataaataaaaatttactaaAGAATACAAggagaaaacaatttaatttataaCCAGCCCACAACGTCTGCCCTCTGCTAAGAAATCTGCTAAGGATTCAGTGAAAAGGGAGACTATTGCATGCTGTTCTAGACTAACCAGCCCAGGTCCTGCTTCCTCAGGAGGGTCTCTACAGTGTG from Macrotis lagotis isolate mMagLag1 chromosome 2, bilby.v1.9.chrom.fasta, whole genome shotgun sequence includes these protein-coding regions:
- the LOC141512338 gene encoding BOLA class I histocompatibility antigen, alpha chain BL3-7-like; the encoded protein is MEPQRSALLLLLLLGVPTPSRAGSHSLRYFYTGWSGSELGGPGFVTVGYVDEQEITRFDSARGREEPRAAWMGQVDREDPEYWERETRASKNAAQVFGAGLENLRGYYNQSRGGAHTFQNMYGCEVSDGRLLRGYHQSAYDGQDYISLDTDTWTWAAVPPQAENTKRKWEAASEAERVKAYLEDTCAPWLQKYLQMSRGALTRADPPSARVTRHTGPHGEVTLRCRAQDFYPSPISLTWLKEGQEQLQDMEFIETRPGGDGTFQTWVATGVPPGQEGSYTCRVQHQGLAEPLTLKWEPPPSSTWTILGVILGVLLLLTAVIVGLVTWKKSSGAKRKNYAPAAGDDSNQGSDCSLSPKV